One genomic segment of Alkalimarinus alittae includes these proteins:
- the trpE gene encoding anthranilate synthase component I, translated as MTPEQFDRLAEEGFNRIPVTREVLADLDTPLSSYMKLASGPYSYLLESVQGGEKWGRYSIIGLPCRKILKVSGHQVTITQDGNIVETCEVEDPLAFIEVFQTRYRAADLPDLPRFNGGLVGYFGYDTVRYIEPRLSGKAPQDPLGTPDILLMVSEEVVVFDNLSGKLILIHHADPAEPHAYGNAQKALDQLVHKLRTVSTSSFEKQISPTEVTESDFVSGFTQERFEASVDKIKEYILSGDVMQTVIAQRMSIPFEAEPLDLYRALRCLNPSPYMYFLNLEDFYIVGSSPEILARVEDNEVTVRPIAGTRKRGATEEQDLALEKELLADPKEIAEHLMLIDLGRNDAGRVSKIGTVRLTDKMVVERYSHVMHIVSNVKGQLKEGVSPIDVLKATLPAGTLSGAPKIRAMEIIDELEPVKRGVYGGAVGYLSWNGNMDTAIAIRTAVIKDKKLHIQAGAGVVADSIPRLEWKETMNKGRAIFKAVAMATKGLDG; from the coding sequence ATGACACCAGAACAGTTTGATCGCCTCGCAGAAGAGGGATTTAATCGCATACCTGTTACTCGAGAAGTCTTAGCCGACCTCGACACCCCCTTAAGCAGCTACATGAAGCTTGCCAGCGGCCCGTACTCGTACCTCCTTGAGTCAGTTCAGGGCGGAGAAAAATGGGGCCGGTATTCTATCATCGGCTTGCCCTGCCGAAAGATACTCAAGGTCAGCGGTCATCAAGTCACCATCACCCAAGATGGGAATATCGTTGAGACTTGCGAAGTTGAAGACCCCCTTGCGTTTATCGAAGTATTTCAAACACGCTATCGTGCTGCGGACTTGCCAGACCTCCCCCGTTTTAATGGCGGGCTGGTCGGTTATTTTGGCTATGACACAGTGCGCTATATTGAGCCCAGACTATCTGGAAAAGCGCCTCAAGACCCGTTGGGAACACCCGACATATTGTTGATGGTCTCAGAAGAAGTCGTAGTGTTTGATAATCTTAGCGGCAAACTTATATTGATTCACCATGCCGACCCTGCTGAGCCCCATGCTTACGGAAATGCGCAAAAAGCGCTCGACCAACTAGTACACAAACTACGTACCGTATCGACCTCGTCGTTTGAAAAGCAAATATCACCAACCGAAGTCACCGAAAGTGACTTTGTTTCTGGTTTCACACAAGAGCGATTTGAAGCCTCTGTCGACAAGATTAAAGAGTACATTCTCTCGGGTGACGTTATGCAAACGGTCATCGCGCAACGAATGTCTATCCCCTTTGAAGCAGAGCCGTTGGATTTATACCGCGCCCTTCGCTGCTTGAATCCTTCGCCGTATATGTACTTTTTAAACCTCGAAGACTTCTATATTGTCGGTTCATCACCCGAAATTTTAGCCCGTGTTGAAGACAACGAAGTCACCGTCAGACCCATCGCAGGGACTCGTAAACGAGGGGCGACAGAAGAACAAGATTTAGCCTTAGAAAAAGAACTATTAGCCGACCCTAAAGAAATTGCAGAACACCTAATGCTCATCGACCTAGGTCGAAACGATGCAGGCCGAGTGAGCAAAATAGGCACGGTAAGGCTCACCGACAAGATGGTTGTAGAGCGTTACTCTCATGTGATGCATATCGTATCAAACGTCAAAGGTCAGCTAAAAGAAGGGGTTTCTCCCATTGATGTACTCAAAGCAACGCTACCTGCCGGAACGCTCAGCGGCGCACCAAAAATCAGAGCGATGGAAATCATCGACGAGCTAGAACCCGTTAAACGGGGGGTATATGGTGGCGCTGTAGGCTATCTATCTTGGAATGGTAATATGGATACCGCGATTGCTATTCGAACGGCGGTCATTAAAGACAAAAAGCTGCATATTCAAGCGGGTGCTGGCGTAGTTGCGGATTCTATACCGAGGCTCGAATGGAAAGAAACCATGAATAAAGGCCGGGCCATTTTTAAAGCCGTTGCCATGGCCACTAAAGGGCTAGACGGCTAA
- a CDS encoding phosphoglycolate phosphatase: protein MTVLDSLFPNSSPKLVMFDLDGTLVDSVPDLATAIDQMLHHLDRPAAGEDKVRVWVGNGAATLVKRALADSMGTQDLESIPADIYEEGFRHFMIQYHKVNGDKSTLYPGVIEVMKKLAADECILAIVTNKPGRFTDQLLCKLGIHFNYVISGDTLENKKPAPDQLIYCMQQANCTAAETVMIGDSISDVTAAKAINVPVVCVSYGYNHGESIHDASPDAVIDSLIELL, encoded by the coding sequence ATGACCGTACTCGATTCTTTGTTTCCTAATTCATCACCTAAACTGGTTATGTTTGACTTGGATGGAACCTTAGTTGATAGCGTTCCAGACTTAGCAACCGCCATCGACCAAATGCTGCATCACTTAGACCGCCCAGCAGCAGGGGAAGACAAAGTTCGCGTGTGGGTAGGAAACGGTGCAGCGACACTGGTGAAACGAGCCTTGGCAGATAGCATGGGAACCCAAGATCTTGAAAGTATCCCAGCGGATATCTATGAAGAAGGGTTCCGCCACTTCATGATTCAGTATCACAAAGTAAATGGTGATAAAAGCACCCTTTACCCTGGTGTTATCGAGGTCATGAAAAAACTGGCGGCAGATGAGTGCATCTTAGCTATCGTGACCAATAAACCTGGGCGATTCACCGATCAACTACTCTGCAAACTAGGCATTCATTTCAACTATGTTATTAGTGGCGATACGTTGGAAAATAAAAAACCAGCGCCGGATCAGCTAATATACTGTATGCAACAAGCTAACTGTACTGCGGCAGAAACGGTGATGATTGGCGACTCAATTAGCGATGTAACGGCCGCCAAAGCGATAAATGTACCAGTGGTCTGTGTGAGTTATGGCTATAATCATGGTGAAAGTATTCACGATGCCTCACCCGATGCAGTTATTGATTCACTCATTGAGCTACTGTAA
- the rpe gene encoding ribulose-phosphate 3-epimerase, with product MPDFKIAPSILSADFAKLGEEVDTVLSSGADIVHFDVMDNHYVPNLTIGPMVCEALRKHGVTAPIDAHLMVKPVDDMIRSFIDAGATYITFHPEASDHIDRSLQLIRDGGCKAGLVFNPATPLHYMDYVMDKLDMVLLMSVNPGFGGQKFIPGTLDKLRIAREKIDQSGRAIRLEIDGGVTVDNIREIAEAGADTFVAGSAIFKTDNYKETIDAMRAQLALADSTQA from the coding sequence ATGCCTGACTTTAAAATTGCACCTTCTATTTTATCGGCTGATTTTGCAAAACTTGGAGAAGAAGTTGACACCGTACTGAGCTCCGGTGCTGATATCGTTCACTTTGACGTAATGGATAACCATTATGTCCCCAACTTGACGATCGGCCCAATGGTCTGCGAAGCATTAAGAAAGCATGGCGTGACAGCGCCTATCGATGCCCACCTAATGGTTAAACCAGTTGATGACATGATCCGCTCTTTTATTGATGCGGGCGCGACATATATCACGTTTCACCCTGAAGCCTCTGACCATATCGACCGCTCATTACAACTGATTCGTGATGGCGGCTGTAAAGCAGGTTTAGTGTTTAACCCTGCCACCCCGCTGCATTATATGGATTATGTCATGGACAAACTCGACATGGTCCTTCTAATGTCGGTGAACCCAGGCTTTGGCGGTCAAAAGTTCATTCCTGGCACTCTCGACAAGCTTCGTATCGCACGAGAAAAAATCGATCAAAGTGGGCGTGCAATCCGACTTGAAATTGATGGTGGCGTAACCGTTGATAATATTCGTGAAATCGCAGAGGCAGGTGCTGATACTTTTGTCGCCGGCTCCGCCATTTTCAAAACCGATAATTATAAAGAAACGATTGATGCGATGAGAGCACAACTGGCATTGGCCGACAGTACTCAAGCTTAA
- a CDS encoding alpha/beta hydrolase family protein, giving the protein MSLPLAVSGEENTADEGNNTTGVSDGGDASDEGKIAPLETAKRVHLSPESMKQAALADESVKSQIVWLQSSERSEGESAFLALELYENSAESQGAVILIHGAEQHLNWPNVIKPLRTLLTDDGWYTLSIMLPYKDSASVPARDLQAKVNETVEASDTAPRFSGRYAKFDIAKKEGGEEVGGDAAENVDGENDLNSAETSVDDEAEPTETAADLAAEDSGEDVIDISANEKEVVPTAIPFEEKVQMRLKSALDYVAKKSYQNIVLVGYQQGAQGVLTYLSKNKGFLPEEGVSVIWVDAQLTETQQLDFGKLGGDSFPLKILDVVDSSSRTGVAEGKRRSGQAKRNSYTGYSLVKLPIADMGSMEVSTLTQRIRSWLKVNAPGMQTAVKKTN; this is encoded by the coding sequence TTGTCTTTGCCATTAGCGGTCAGTGGAGAGGAGAATACGGCTGATGAAGGTAACAATACCACAGGCGTTAGTGATGGCGGTGACGCGAGTGATGAGGGGAAAATTGCACCACTTGAGACGGCAAAAAGAGTCCACTTATCCCCCGAGTCTATGAAACAGGCGGCCCTTGCTGACGAATCAGTTAAGAGTCAAATTGTTTGGCTTCAAAGCTCAGAGCGTTCAGAAGGCGAGAGCGCTTTTCTTGCACTGGAGCTTTATGAAAATTCAGCGGAGTCTCAGGGGGCGGTCATTCTTATTCATGGAGCTGAGCAGCATCTCAATTGGCCTAACGTAATCAAACCACTCAGAACGCTATTGACGGATGATGGGTGGTACACGTTATCGATCATGCTGCCTTATAAGGACTCCGCCTCAGTGCCTGCTCGAGATTTGCAGGCAAAAGTCAATGAGACGGTTGAGGCATCGGACACTGCACCTCGGTTTTCAGGGCGGTACGCCAAGTTCGACATAGCTAAAAAAGAGGGCGGTGAAGAGGTAGGGGGCGATGCTGCAGAAAATGTAGATGGCGAGAATGATTTAAATAGTGCTGAAACCAGTGTAGATGATGAAGCGGAGCCCACTGAAACGGCTGCTGATTTAGCGGCAGAAGATTCAGGTGAAGATGTTATTGATATTTCCGCCAATGAGAAAGAGGTTGTTCCTACGGCCATACCTTTTGAAGAAAAAGTACAAATGAGGCTCAAGTCAGCGCTGGACTATGTTGCCAAAAAAAGTTATCAAAATATTGTGTTAGTTGGCTATCAACAAGGCGCCCAAGGTGTGTTGACGTACTTATCGAAGAATAAAGGTTTTTTACCTGAAGAGGGGGTGTCGGTTATTTGGGTTGATGCTCAGTTAACCGAGACTCAGCAGTTAGATTTTGGCAAGTTAGGAGGGGATTCGTTTCCGCTAAAAATATTGGATGTGGTTGATTCATCCTCCCGTACAGGGGTTGCTGAAGGTAAAAGGCGATCAGGGCAAGCGAAACGAAATAGCTATACCGGTTACTCTCTCGTTAAATTGCCAATTGCTGATATGGGGTCGATGGAGGTAAGTACATTAACGCAACGGATTCGTAGTTGGCTTAAGGTTAATGCACCAGGCATGCAGACAGCGGTAAAGAAGACTAACTAG
- the murU gene encoding N-acetylmuramate alpha-1-phosphate uridylyltransferase MurU codes for MILAAGLGTRMRPLTDHTPKPLLKAAGKPLIQYHLDRLAASGIKDVVINTSWLGHQISDYIDSILTSDTASSSCSIQVIHEASPLETAGGIINALPLLSNKDEPFFIVVNGDVWSDFDYAELLNIATNLPDSTLAHLVMVDNPSQHPSGDFHLFENGAISEDNSDNIKHSEKLTFSGISLLSAKLFDHCTPGKHPLAPLLKDAMRNQQVSGHKTNCTWMDIGTPERLEQLNQYILSGEPSS; via the coding sequence ATGATTTTAGCCGCAGGCCTTGGCACTCGAATGCGGCCACTGACCGACCACACCCCCAAACCTCTGCTCAAGGCTGCAGGAAAACCTTTAATTCAATATCATCTGGATAGATTAGCGGCATCCGGCATCAAGGATGTGGTTATCAATACATCATGGTTAGGTCATCAAATTTCAGACTATATCGACAGCATTCTGACCAGCGACACGGCGTCATCTAGCTGCTCGATTCAAGTCATACATGAAGCGTCACCCCTTGAAACCGCAGGCGGCATCATCAATGCACTACCTCTGCTATCTAATAAGGATGAGCCCTTTTTTATTGTGGTCAACGGTGATGTCTGGTCAGACTTTGATTACGCAGAACTGCTTAATATAGCAACCAACCTACCAGACTCAACGCTCGCTCACTTAGTCATGGTAGACAACCCATCCCAACACCCCAGCGGTGACTTTCATCTATTTGAGAATGGAGCAATATCAGAAGATAACTCAGATAACATCAAGCATAGCGAAAAACTCACCTTTAGCGGCATCAGCCTGTTGAGTGCAAAACTTTTTGATCACTGTACACCAGGTAAACACCCTCTCGCGCCATTATTAAAAGACGCGATGAGAAATCAGCAGGTCAGTGGCCACAAAACAAACTGTACTTGGATGGATATTGGCACACCAGAACGCTTAGAACAGCTTAACCAATATATTTTATCAGGTGAACCGTCTAGTTAG
- a CDS encoding aminoglycoside phosphotransferase family protein, which translates to MDLRLQQLHKWLEQQFKGDTFTIAPVSGDASFRRYFRVEQQQKGAPSLTHQWIAMDAPPEKEDSRPFVAIARHWESLAIQVPHIKAFDLAQGFMLLSDFGNTLLLDTTITAPNKTESLYRSALNTLTHIQSCSSPEDHALPPYDSTLLAREMELFREWLVSKKLGIELSPEDHDQLNKSFQFLIDEALAQPIVCVHRDYHSRNLMALSDGSIGVIDFQDAVMGPITYDAVSLLRDCYIVLPASFIEQQLQAFHQATLDAGLHNADYSQFQRWFDLMGVQRHLKAAGIFARLSLRDGKHDYLNDIPRTVNYIERVSSNYTQLNDFNHWLKAVVIPAINHQLPPPATHSQPEAAASQGL; encoded by the coding sequence ATGGATCTAAGACTACAACAACTACACAAGTGGTTGGAGCAACAATTTAAGGGTGACACGTTTACGATCGCCCCAGTTTCTGGCGATGCGAGCTTCCGCCGATACTTTAGAGTTGAGCAACAACAGAAGGGCGCCCCATCGTTAACGCATCAATGGATTGCCATGGATGCGCCGCCAGAAAAAGAAGACAGCCGCCCTTTTGTCGCTATTGCACGCCACTGGGAGTCACTAGCCATTCAAGTGCCTCATATTAAAGCCTTCGATTTAGCTCAAGGCTTTATGCTACTCAGCGATTTTGGCAATACGCTATTATTGGACACCACCATCACAGCGCCCAATAAAACAGAATCACTTTATAGGTCTGCTTTAAATACGTTAACGCACATTCAATCTTGCAGCTCACCTGAAGATCACGCCCTGCCGCCATACGATAGCACGCTACTTGCACGTGAAATGGAACTATTTCGCGAATGGCTCGTATCAAAAAAGCTCGGCATTGAACTAAGCCCAGAAGACCATGATCAACTCAACAAGTCATTTCAGTTTCTGATAGATGAAGCGCTAGCCCAACCGATTGTGTGCGTGCACAGAGACTATCATTCTCGAAACCTAATGGCCTTGAGTGACGGTTCTATTGGCGTTATCGATTTCCAAGATGCCGTCATGGGCCCCATCACCTACGATGCAGTATCTCTATTACGTGACTGTTATATCGTATTACCCGCTTCATTTATTGAACAACAACTGCAAGCATTTCATCAAGCCACCCTTGACGCAGGGTTGCATAACGCAGACTATTCACAGTTTCAGCGTTGGTTTGATCTTATGGGCGTACAACGGCACCTGAAAGCGGCCGGGATTTTTGCAAGGCTATCCCTAAGAGATGGTAAGCACGACTATCTAAACGATATACCGAGAACCGTTAACTATATCGAACGTGTTTCGTCTAACTACACGCAATTAAATGACTTTAATCACTGGTTAAAAGCCGTCGTAATACCCGCAATTAATCACCAGCTACCACCACCGGCAACCCACTCTCAACCAGAAGCCGCGGCCAGCCAAGGGTTGTAG
- a CDS encoding LPS-assembly protein LptD has product MTKTVYRFAHILVLPLIIGSAQSLADELNSETGRAKTAAEIDWRPIDQMTEAERSKLSAVCKGGYVVPSYLPEGSVSSSGDPSETPMRVLADSASFDAEQNAYVEGGVEITQSPYFLTGSTAKLNQSTQQVTVKGGIQLRSPEMFLTGDTVNYDISTGAFDIEGASYLAHEQGFRGQSATVKRPSENLVVIEKGTITRCDPDDKAWSIAASEITLDQEEGVGYAKHFRFRVQDVPIFYFPWVTFPINDDRKSGFLYPSIGSSNVGRGLALSAPYYFNLAPDYDATLTPQYVHGRGIYTELEGRHLNTFGLSKINLGYINDDEEYIEEYPWSDGERWGLSFENESKLAAGWSSSIDYNVVSDDDYLEDLARTLSINNDTHIDRVGKISYVGDVWQFDGAVHGYQTVDSNITEANKPYSRLPELNLVGSWDNEVFDWTVGSQYTYFFRDNELLTGNDKVQGSRLRIKPEVSLPMEQLWGYITPSLKIDQSNYALEDNGLGDDDISRTVPFATLDAGLYFDRPFQFGTQDYNQTLEPRVFYVHSPEVKQDDIPDFDTSVKTFSYSQLFSDDRFVGGDRVGDNNRVTLGLTSRFTQLSSGIDSAVFSIGKIYYFEDQRINLSGVGEYAESESPYAGEFILTPIQGMDLKVTGLWDDSENETVEGNSTLSLHTKDYGYVLNLGHYYKDDSSPLEQANISTIFPVTKKVSVFGRWLYDLNDKRTAGTLAGLEYRSCCWRAQVLSSSYLTDDAELSHTIMFRVELKGLAGFGESGEELDEQVPGYLGRESLYN; this is encoded by the coding sequence ATGACTAAAACGGTTTATCGATTTGCACATATATTAGTGCTGCCGCTGATTATTGGTTCCGCTCAATCATTGGCTGACGAGCTGAATTCAGAGACTGGCCGGGCTAAAACGGCAGCAGAAATTGATTGGCGCCCTATTGACCAGATGACTGAAGCAGAACGCAGTAAGTTATCCGCGGTGTGTAAGGGCGGCTATGTGGTCCCCTCATACTTGCCAGAAGGCAGTGTTAGCTCATCTGGCGACCCTTCAGAAACACCGATGCGCGTTTTGGCAGATAGCGCTTCGTTTGATGCCGAGCAAAATGCTTATGTCGAGGGGGGGGTTGAAATTACCCAGTCGCCCTATTTTTTGACGGGTAGCACAGCTAAATTAAATCAAAGCACCCAGCAGGTGACGGTTAAAGGGGGTATACAACTAAGAAGCCCTGAGATGTTCTTAACCGGCGACACTGTTAATTATGATATTTCAACGGGGGCATTTGATATTGAAGGTGCCTCATACCTTGCACATGAGCAAGGGTTTCGTGGTCAGTCTGCGACCGTAAAGCGACCCTCAGAAAACTTGGTCGTAATTGAAAAGGGTACCATCACCCGTTGCGACCCTGATGATAAAGCATGGTCGATAGCAGCCAGTGAAATCACGCTTGATCAAGAAGAAGGTGTGGGGTATGCCAAGCATTTTCGCTTTAGAGTTCAAGATGTACCTATTTTCTACTTTCCTTGGGTGACGTTCCCGATTAATGATGACCGAAAAAGTGGTTTCTTGTACCCGTCCATTGGAAGCTCCAATGTAGGGAGAGGGTTGGCGCTTTCAGCTCCGTATTATTTTAATTTAGCCCCTGATTATGATGCGACGTTAACGCCTCAGTATGTTCATGGTAGAGGGATTTATACGGAGCTAGAAGGTCGTCATTTAAATACCTTCGGGCTGTCGAAGATAAACCTCGGCTATATTAATGATGATGAAGAATACATCGAAGAGTACCCGTGGAGCGATGGCGAACGCTGGGGGCTCAGTTTTGAAAATGAATCGAAACTTGCTGCAGGCTGGTCATCCAGCATTGATTATAATGTGGTTAGCGATGACGATTATCTTGAAGACTTAGCGCGGACGCTTAGCATAAACAATGATACACATATCGATCGGGTCGGTAAGATCAGCTATGTCGGTGATGTTTGGCAGTTTGATGGCGCGGTCCATGGTTACCAAACCGTTGACTCAAATATCACCGAAGCCAACAAACCTTATTCCAGGCTACCGGAGCTTAATCTGGTTGGCAGTTGGGATAATGAAGTGTTTGACTGGACTGTTGGATCTCAATATACCTACTTCTTCCGCGATAACGAGCTACTAACCGGTAATGACAAGGTGCAGGGTAGTCGTTTAAGGATAAAGCCAGAGGTATCATTACCCATGGAGCAACTATGGGGCTATATCACACCATCACTAAAGATTGACCAAAGTAACTATGCGCTTGAAGATAACGGCTTAGGGGATGATGACATTAGTCGTACTGTACCGTTTGCAACTCTTGATGCGGGTCTTTATTTTGATCGTCCTTTTCAGTTTGGTACCCAGGATTATAACCAAACACTAGAGCCTCGAGTGTTTTATGTGCATTCACCAGAGGTCAAGCAGGATGATATTCCTGACTTCGACACGTCTGTAAAAACATTCAGCTATTCACAGCTGTTTTCGGATGATCGATTTGTTGGTGGTGATAGGGTGGGTGATAATAATCGTGTTACATTAGGTTTAACCTCCCGCTTCACGCAGCTTTCTAGCGGTATCGATAGTGCCGTTTTTAGCATTGGTAAAATCTATTATTTTGAAGATCAACGCATTAACCTAAGTGGCGTCGGTGAGTATGCTGAAAGTGAGTCGCCTTATGCGGGTGAGTTTATTTTAACCCCGATTCAAGGCATGGATTTGAAAGTAACAGGGTTGTGGGATGATAGTGAGAATGAGACAGTGGAAGGTAACAGCACGCTAAGTCTTCATACAAAAGACTATGGATATGTGCTGAACCTAGGTCACTACTATAAAGATGACAGCTCTCCCTTAGAGCAAGCTAATATCTCCACTATATTCCCTGTGACTAAAAAAGTGAGTGTTTTTGGCCGTTGGTTGTATGACCTTAATGATAAACGTACGGCGGGTACATTAGCGGGTTTAGAGTATCGTAGTTGCTGCTGGCGAGCGCAGGTCTTATCGAGCAGCTACCTGACAGATGATGCTGAACTGTCTCACACGATTATGTTTCGAGTTGAGTTAAAAGGCTTAGCAGGCTTTGGTGAAAGTGGTGAAGAGCTTGATGAACAGGTGCCTGGTTATTTGGGGCGAGAAAGTTTATATAACTAA
- a CDS encoding peptidylprolyl isomerase has product MLLKNTLFRLLTLSILLLLSISTVYGKVKPLDHVLVIVDDDIVMASELEARIRTITARLKAQGTGLPPADLMAERVLDQLILESIQLQMAERNGLRVDDNQLNETMQNIAKRNGMTLDDFQEAIKSEGVTYREAREQIRRDLLLSRVQQRQVDRKVRVTDNEIETFLASSEGKSRTATEYYLGHILVSITDPANPVVVEKARKRAEAIIAELKSGEDFKQTAVAKSDGRNALQGGIIGWRKENEVPSIAADIVQTLKVGEPSELLRTSGGFHIIAVLDKRGGTEQLVKQYNVRHILIKPSEVKTEREAKENIEQLRERIISGDDFAAIAKAHSEDPISAISGGSLDWVSPGEMVPAFDDIMQNSTVGEVSQPFLSDFGWHILQVQDTRMEDLGNRIQANQARQVIHRRKYEEELSLWLREIREEAYVEFKDRTASEDDQSEDLKK; this is encoded by the coding sequence ATGTTGTTGAAGAACACTCTGTTTCGTTTGTTAACATTGTCTATATTGCTTTTGTTATCTATTTCTACAGTTTATGGAAAGGTAAAGCCGTTAGACCATGTATTGGTCATTGTTGATGACGATATTGTTATGGCATCTGAGCTTGAGGCGCGTATTCGTACCATCACGGCCAGACTAAAAGCCCAGGGTACAGGGCTTCCACCTGCTGATCTTATGGCAGAGAGAGTGTTAGATCAGTTGATTCTTGAAAGCATACAGCTACAGATGGCTGAGCGAAATGGATTAAGAGTAGATGATAACCAGCTTAACGAAACCATGCAGAATATTGCCAAAAGAAACGGCATGACATTGGATGACTTTCAGGAAGCGATAAAGTCCGAAGGCGTCACATACCGAGAAGCCCGAGAGCAGATCCGTCGAGACTTGTTATTAAGCCGAGTTCAACAGCGGCAAGTTGATCGAAAGGTTCGGGTTACCGATAACGAAATCGAAACGTTTCTTGCGTCTTCTGAAGGTAAAAGCCGAACGGCGACTGAGTACTATTTAGGCCATATCTTGGTCTCTATTACAGACCCTGCCAACCCTGTCGTTGTCGAAAAAGCAAGAAAGCGTGCGGAGGCTATTATTGCAGAGCTTAAAAGTGGGGAAGACTTTAAACAGACCGCTGTGGCAAAGTCGGATGGGCGTAATGCACTGCAAGGCGGCATTATCGGGTGGCGTAAAGAGAATGAAGTGCCATCAATTGCCGCTGATATTGTTCAAACATTGAAGGTAGGTGAGCCTTCTGAGCTTCTTAGAACATCGGGTGGTTTTCACATTATCGCCGTGCTTGATAAGCGCGGGGGAACAGAGCAGCTCGTTAAACAGTATAATGTGCGTCATATTTTAATTAAGCCTAGTGAAGTAAAAACAGAGCGTGAAGCGAAAGAGAATATTGAGCAGTTGCGTGAACGAATCATTAGCGGCGATGATTTTGCAGCCATTGCAAAGGCTCACTCTGAAGATCCTATTTCGGCTATTAGTGGTGGTAGTCTTGACTGGGTAAGCCCAGGAGAAATGGTTCCGGCCTTTGATGATATTATGCAGAATAGTACCGTGGGTGAGGTGAGTCAGCCATTTTTATCAGACTTTGGTTGGCACATTTTGCAAGTTCAAGACACACGAATGGAGGACTTAGGTAATCGAATTCAGGCGAATCAAGCGCGG